The Desulfosporosinus acidiphilus SJ4 genome has a window encoding:
- a CDS encoding Mrp/NBP35 family ATP-binding protein, which yields MSEACNSCSAAGTCTTDSCSSQPKLTEAQKASHIDKIIAVMSGKGGVGKSSVTSMIAVSLMRQGFKVGILDADITGPSVPRMFGVTGKAGVSKTGILAPQSRDGIKVMSLNLMIETEDDPVILRGPLITQIVNQFYTEVVWGDLDYLLIDMPPGTGDVPITVFQSFPIDGVVMVTSPQSLANMVVRKAIKMVRNYKPPIYGLIENMAYIQCTDCNHRMEVFGKPQGKDEAERTSIPFLGELPLDPTLTELADAGKIEDYKSPIFDEIAKRLAQEIQKNSGEKLA from the coding sequence GTGAGCGAAGCGTGTAATAGCTGTTCAGCAGCAGGAACCTGTACGACAGATAGTTGTTCCAGTCAGCCAAAATTAACGGAGGCTCAAAAAGCCAGTCACATCGATAAAATTATTGCTGTCATGAGTGGTAAGGGAGGCGTTGGTAAATCCTCCGTTACGAGTATGATAGCTGTAAGTTTAATGCGTCAAGGATTTAAAGTGGGAATTTTAGACGCTGATATTACAGGACCAAGTGTCCCCAGAATGTTTGGGGTTACAGGTAAAGCGGGGGTCAGTAAGACCGGAATTCTTGCCCCCCAGAGCCGTGACGGGATAAAAGTTATGTCTTTGAATCTTATGATTGAAACGGAAGATGACCCTGTAATTTTGAGAGGACCCCTAATCACCCAAATTGTCAATCAGTTTTATACAGAAGTTGTTTGGGGAGATCTTGATTATCTCTTAATTGATATGCCTCCGGGTACCGGTGATGTTCCCATTACGGTCTTCCAATCATTCCCCATTGATGGCGTTGTTATGGTAACAAGTCCCCAATCATTGGCCAACATGGTTGTTCGTAAAGCCATAAAAATGGTTCGCAATTATAAGCCTCCGATTTATGGTTTAATTGAAAACATGGCTTATATTCAATGTACTGACTGCAATCATCGAATGGAGGTGTTTGGAAAACCCCAAGGAAAAGATGAAGCAGAACGCACATCCATTCCATTTTTGGGAGAACTCCCGCTTGATCCAACCTTGACTGAATTGGCAGATGCCGGTAAGATAGAAGATTACAAATCTCCGATCTTTGATGAAATAGCAAAACGTTTAGCCCAAGAAATACAAAAAAATAGCGGCGAAAAGTTAGCCTAA
- a CDS encoding YeeE/YedE thiosulfate transporter family protein — MTTYIIPLAIGFFFAFALQKAGLGHYHRIVNQFRFKDNTIMKFMMTGISVGLVGLYALKDLGFIQLDQMSSTYIVGNLLGGLLFGVGMALAGTUPGTLITGCGQGNLDYLIPGVLGFLVGGVLFGATYQSIFLKISTIGVYGQQSLEELLHVNHWLFISLFVLCTIVFYVGSKVAENSKGTPADDSVKPVKTLNIN; from the coding sequence ATGACCACCTATATTATTCCTTTAGCGATTGGTTTTTTCTTCGCCTTTGCGCTGCAAAAGGCCGGCCTAGGTCATTATCATCGAATTGTTAACCAATTTCGTTTTAAAGATAACACCATCATGAAATTTATGATGACGGGGATTTCAGTGGGACTTGTGGGTCTATATGCCTTGAAGGATCTGGGCTTTATTCAATTAGATCAAATGTCCTCCACCTATATTGTCGGCAATCTTCTGGGCGGGCTTCTGTTCGGAGTTGGTATGGCTTTAGCCGGAACATGACCAGGTACGCTGATCACAGGTTGTGGTCAAGGAAATTTGGACTATTTAATTCCGGGGGTTTTAGGTTTTTTGGTCGGTGGAGTTCTCTTTGGTGCCACTTACCAGTCCATCTTCTTAAAAATTTCCACCATTGGTGTCTATGGACAGCAATCCCTTGAGGAACTTCTTCATGTGAACCATTGGCTGTTTATCTCCCTCTTCGTTCTCTGTACGATTGTATTTTATGTGGGCTCCAAAGTCGCTGAAAACTCAAAAGGTACCCCTGCTGATGACTCTGTAAAACCAGTTAAGACTCTGAATATAAACTAA
- a CDS encoding iron-sulfur cluster assembly scaffold protein codes for MSGGETMYSQKFLELITNPMNQGKMQNSDGEGTVEDPQSGANCTIEIKVEFGIIKSISFWVSGDNETIACCSMTTILAKGKHLAEALKITKQDVKDALEWSVEADHPGIDLALGTLRKTIQNYLLRRGIYHIQFENLDS; via the coding sequence ATGAGTGGTGGTGAAACGATGTATTCGCAAAAGTTCTTGGAACTTATTACAAATCCTATGAATCAAGGTAAGATGCAGAATTCCGATGGCGAAGGAACTGTGGAAGATCCACAAAGCGGGGCTAATTGTACAATTGAAATTAAAGTGGAATTTGGGATTATTAAAAGCATTAGCTTTTGGGTAAGCGGGGATAACGAGACGATAGCATGTTGCAGTATGACTACTATTTTAGCCAAAGGCAAACATTTGGCGGAAGCTTTAAAAATAACTAAACAAGATGTCAAGGACGCCTTGGAGTGGTCGGTTGAAGCAGATCATCCTGGAATAGATCTTGCTTTAGGCACTCTGCGCAAAACCATACAGAATTATCTTCTGAGGCGAGGCATATATCATATCCAGTTTGAAAATCTCGATAGCTAA
- a CDS encoding molybdopterin-containing oxidoreductase family protein, with translation MSKVYTWDQLFSRRQFIKGAAAGAALGASAGLGLLTPDNMLAVDHSASKAAAKSTESRKVTTICEQCVWRCGVIAKVENGTVKKLEGNPDHPNNMGKLCPRGNAGIETLYSPDRIKFPLIRAGARGSGLWRRASWDEALTYTADQMKKIKDKYGAKAMMFNSTDNLSQPFFEILLKAFGSPNYGTQRSLCFNAMTTGFLYTYGVPQPGTDYKHCKYMIFMGRNLAEGISNNETQEMIEMIARGTKVVVLDPRFSKTASKAAEWLPIRPGTDSAFFLAILHVIIKEKLYKADFVKTYTQGFDDLVQEVKEYTPEWAEQKCEIPAATIERIAREFAAAAPAAIAHPNWRTSNFKNSFQTERAIAVLNALIGNWAQPGGLIPDQEINTAKLGVLSHPPFPQAQGIRLDGVPWQYPLVPLSYGVIQTMRDNILSGKPYEAKGWLISRQNPILSIPERQKTINAFMKLDFVAVIDIQASDTAYYADVILPESSYLERYDGLIPIGNKIFIRQPVIDPLYDTKSSLMIYKELAEKLGLGDFLPYKDERDLLAKQLKPFPITLDELERAGHYAIPNFHEDHSKDFEFQTSSGKIELASSIMAQMGKKAVPTWDEPPRPPEGRYYLLTGKTAQHTQMFTQNNRWLLEVFPENRAWLHTSVAARLGIKTDDDVVLESDVGKVTIKAQVTEGIRPDCIFMVGGFGHVSKGLRSAYKLGASDSALHKTVTDPLSGGSALSETFVTVSKA, from the coding sequence ATGTCCAAAGTCTATACTTGGGACCAATTGTTCAGCCGCCGGCAATTTATTAAAGGCGCTGCTGCCGGTGCTGCGTTGGGTGCATCGGCGGGCTTGGGGCTCTTAACGCCGGATAATATGTTGGCTGTGGACCATTCGGCGTCAAAGGCAGCGGCCAAGAGTACTGAGTCCCGGAAGGTCACAACGATTTGTGAGCAATGTGTCTGGCGCTGCGGAGTCATTGCCAAGGTCGAAAACGGTACTGTAAAAAAGTTAGAAGGAAATCCGGATCATCCTAATAATATGGGCAAACTTTGCCCGCGGGGAAATGCAGGAATTGAAACGTTATACAGCCCTGACCGCATCAAATTTCCTCTTATTCGGGCGGGAGCACGTGGAAGCGGATTATGGCGCAGAGCTTCCTGGGATGAAGCCTTAACTTATACGGCAGATCAGATGAAAAAAATCAAAGATAAGTATGGCGCTAAAGCAATGATGTTCAACTCCACAGACAATCTGTCCCAGCCCTTTTTTGAGATTTTACTGAAGGCATTTGGTTCCCCTAACTATGGCACCCAGAGAAGTTTATGCTTCAATGCTATGACCACCGGCTTTTTATATACTTACGGTGTTCCTCAGCCGGGTACGGATTATAAACACTGCAAGTATATGATATTTATGGGAAGAAATCTGGCGGAGGGAATTTCCAACAATGAAACCCAAGAAATGATCGAAATGATTGCCAGGGGAACAAAGGTTGTGGTTCTTGATCCGCGTTTCAGCAAAACAGCGTCTAAAGCTGCAGAATGGCTGCCAATACGGCCCGGAACAGATTCCGCTTTCTTTTTAGCAATACTTCATGTCATTATTAAAGAAAAACTGTACAAGGCAGACTTTGTAAAAACTTATACTCAAGGCTTTGATGATTTGGTCCAAGAGGTCAAAGAGTATACGCCGGAATGGGCGGAGCAAAAGTGTGAGATTCCTGCGGCAACCATAGAAAGGATTGCCCGGGAGTTTGCTGCGGCTGCTCCTGCTGCTATTGCCCATCCTAACTGGCGGACATCGAATTTTAAGAATTCCTTTCAAACGGAGCGGGCCATTGCCGTACTGAATGCCCTGATCGGCAATTGGGCCCAGCCAGGAGGACTAATTCCTGATCAGGAAATCAATACGGCAAAGCTTGGGGTTTTGTCTCATCCCCCCTTTCCCCAGGCCCAGGGAATACGACTTGACGGGGTACCCTGGCAGTATCCCTTAGTTCCTTTATCTTATGGTGTAATTCAAACCATGCGGGATAATATCTTGTCTGGTAAACCTTATGAGGCTAAAGGGTGGTTGATTTCTCGGCAGAATCCCATTCTTTCGATACCGGAACGGCAGAAAACCATCAATGCCTTTATGAAGTTGGATTTTGTCGCTGTTATTGACATTCAAGCAAGCGATACTGCCTATTATGCTGATGTTATTCTACCTGAATCAAGTTATCTGGAACGCTATGACGGTTTAATCCCTATTGGCAATAAAATCTTTATCAGACAGCCGGTGATTGACCCTTTATATGATACAAAAAGCAGCTTGATGATTTACAAAGAACTAGCTGAGAAATTAGGCCTTGGTGATTTTCTCCCTTATAAGGATGAACGGGATCTTTTGGCTAAACAGCTTAAACCCTTCCCAATCACCTTAGATGAATTAGAAAGGGCCGGGCATTATGCTATCCCAAATTTTCACGAAGACCATTCTAAAGACTTCGAATTTCAAACCAGCAGCGGCAAAATTGAATTAGCATCGAGTATTATGGCCCAAATGGGCAAAAAGGCCGTGCCCACTTGGGATGAGCCGCCTCGTCCTCCCGAAGGCCGTTATTACCTCCTGACGGGAAAAACAGCTCAGCATACCCAGATGTTTACTCAAAATAACCGCTGGTTATTGGAAGTTTTTCCGGAAAACCGGGCTTGGCTGCATACGTCAGTAGCTGCCCGCCTGGGAATCAAGACGGATGATGATGTTGTCCTGGAAAGCGATGTAGGAAAAGTGACAATTAAGGCCCAGGTTACCGAAGGAATCCGGCCGGACTGCATTTTCATGGTCGGAGGATTTGGGCATGTCAGCAAAGGACTTAGATCAGCCTATAAACTTGGAGCAAGCGATTCAGCACTCCACAAGACCGTTACGGATCCACTCTCGGGAGGTTCGGCTTTGAGTGAGACGTTTGTAACCGTAAGTAAGGCGTAG
- a CDS encoding DUF134 domain-containing protein, producing MSRRRCCGRIDETIVCQTFIPQGYSRWPEVLIQLEELEAVRLKDKLGLDQGECAASMGVSRATFQRILGAARVKIATALLEGRPIIIQGGNYTVKNRVFECLNCHHVWEEKPCSAGGKHGYELVCPKCGDMKKMRLDKGVNRPCDSHLLKEGRSDCRKEST from the coding sequence ATGTCAAGACGGCGTTGTTGCGGCCGAATTGATGAAACGATAGTCTGTCAAACGTTCATACCTCAGGGATATTCACGTTGGCCGGAAGTATTAATCCAGCTTGAGGAACTTGAAGCCGTTCGTCTCAAAGACAAGTTGGGTCTAGATCAAGGTGAATGTGCAGCATCTATGGGAGTTTCCAGGGCTACGTTTCAACGAATTCTTGGTGCAGCTAGGGTGAAAATTGCCACTGCCTTACTGGAAGGCAGACCTATTATTATTCAAGGAGGTAATTACACAGTAAAAAATAGGGTCTTTGAGTGCCTTAATTGTCATCATGTTTGGGAGGAGAAACCGTGTTCTGCCGGTGGAAAACATGGCTACGAACTGGTCTGCCCAAAATGTGGCGACATGAAGAAAATGCGCTTAGACAAAGGAGTTAACCGTCCATGTGACAGTCATTTGTTGAAGGAAGGCCGGAGCGACTGTCGTAAAGAAAGCACTTAA
- a CDS encoding YeeE/YedE thiosulfate transporter family protein → MSFNEKMKEKTWSPWAAGFLLGLTAIASYVLVDKTIGSSGGLESIDSILLKTFHFNLANSMYFKFQMPPVVSFQIILFIGMILGALASSLWSRDFKLRLMPDQLWTQNFGPSKLKRWILIFIGGIIIEYSAGIAGGCTSGLAISGTMQLSPAGLLFIVGLFVSGIITTKLLYGRDY, encoded by the coding sequence ATGTCTTTTAATGAAAAAATGAAAGAGAAAACATGGTCTCCATGGGCAGCAGGATTTCTTTTAGGATTGACGGCCATCGCTTCCTATGTTTTAGTTGACAAGACTATTGGTTCCTCCGGTGGCCTAGAAAGTATTGACAGCATTCTGCTTAAAACCTTCCATTTTAACTTAGCCAACTCTATGTATTTTAAATTTCAAATGCCCCCTGTCGTGAGTTTTCAAATAATCCTCTTTATTGGCATGATCCTTGGCGCTCTTGCCTCAAGCCTATGGTCACGGGATTTCAAATTGCGCTTGATGCCAGATCAGTTATGGACGCAGAACTTTGGGCCCAGCAAGTTAAAACGATGGATACTGATTTTTATTGGGGGCATCATCATTGAATACTCGGCAGGTATCGCAGGCGGATGCACCAGCGGTTTAGCTATATCAGGGACAATGCAGCTTTCACCGGCAGGCTTATTATTTATCGTTGGTTTATTTGTGTCTGGAATTATTACCACTAAACTTTTATATGGGAGGGACTATTAA
- a CDS encoding cytochrome c3 family protein: protein MKGIKKLFIAVIFGIVGIASLGALGLSTPQDVQAACGASTSSCKTCHEVQGADPVSKKGDWHSQHSFGDFCQACHLGVATETDKTKAHAGMIANPVTQPDQTCISCHPTDAAARAAKYGGTATPSGKSSAASPSASGTTTSTDNGSVTPSPAAAQVPPSANPNFDVLDFNQNGRLSLLAWAIILADVLALFVLAILLWKWKKGLWPWAYIKGKQKNVPFNSLPPEVQEVFTQLLEGDMETILILKSILEGHQGRQTLHLLTQLPETVLVKLQTMDENDLKLLISRVEQEKEKGGR, encoded by the coding sequence GTGAAAGGAATAAAAAAGCTATTTATTGCCGTAATCTTTGGTATTGTCGGAATTGCTTCCTTAGGGGCTTTGGGATTGTCGACTCCCCAAGATGTCCAGGCAGCCTGTGGAGCCTCAACGTCTTCTTGTAAAACCTGTCACGAAGTTCAAGGCGCAGATCCCGTTTCCAAAAAGGGAGACTGGCATAGCCAACATTCCTTTGGGGATTTCTGTCAAGCTTGTCACTTAGGGGTAGCTACGGAAACCGATAAAACAAAAGCGCATGCGGGGATGATTGCAAACCCCGTAACTCAGCCAGATCAAACTTGTATTTCTTGTCATCCTACGGATGCTGCGGCACGAGCTGCAAAGTACGGAGGTACTGCAACTCCATCAGGAAAAAGTTCTGCGGCAAGTCCCTCAGCATCAGGAACAACAACCTCGACAGACAACGGATCGGTCACTCCTTCTCCGGCGGCTGCTCAAGTTCCACCCAGTGCCAATCCGAATTTTGATGTTCTTGACTTTAACCAAAACGGCAGGTTATCCTTGCTTGCTTGGGCTATTATTTTAGCCGATGTGTTGGCTCTTTTTGTCTTGGCAATCTTGCTTTGGAAATGGAAAAAAGGCCTCTGGCCTTGGGCCTATATTAAAGGAAAGCAGAAGAATGTCCCTTTTAATTCTCTCCCGCCGGAAGTTCAAGAAGTGTTCACTCAGTTATTAGAGGGAGATATGGAGACAATTCTAATTCTTAAGTCGATCCTCGAAGGTCATCAGGGACGGCAAACCTTGCATCTATTGACTCAATTGCCGGAGACTGTTCTGGTTAAACTCCAAACCATGGATGAAAACGATCTAAAACTTTTAATTTCCAGAGTCGAGCAGGAGAAAGAGAAAGGGGGAAGATGA
- the nrfD gene encoding NrfD/PsrC family molybdoenzyme membrane anchor subunit, with protein sequence MEITWGLLIVIYLFTAGVSAGAMITSNLALLFGGKDFERVGRWGAFISPFPISLGLAVLLLDLGSPFNFYRLFMTLQVRSPMSYGSWAILLFTLLSVVYLYLWLPQKFQMVEDTKSLEQWKKRLAKVIPFLSIGVASYTGLLLNAAARPLWGAPLLPVLFLVSALSTGVAAVIFISSVTPWQRAKYHELHLLTKVDALLIVLECFILLAMIVMGRLGSISVAEAYGTMIYGEFALIFWILIIGLGLVIPFSLEYLELKEKIPVRWTLPVTIGSSFLVLFGGFFVRYIITYAGQWSRWF encoded by the coding sequence GTGGAAATAACTTGGGGCTTATTAATTGTCATTTACCTTTTTACTGCTGGCGTAAGTGCCGGAGCTATGATTACCTCGAACCTGGCCTTGCTCTTTGGTGGTAAAGATTTTGAGAGGGTTGGGCGCTGGGGGGCATTCATCTCGCCCTTTCCAATTTCTTTAGGTTTAGCAGTACTTCTGCTGGACTTAGGAAGCCCTTTTAACTTCTATCGTTTATTTATGACCTTACAGGTTCGTTCCCCTATGTCGTATGGGAGTTGGGCGATTCTTTTGTTCACCCTGCTCAGCGTTGTTTATCTTTATCTTTGGCTTCCTCAAAAGTTTCAAATGGTTGAGGATACTAAATCATTGGAACAATGGAAAAAACGGTTGGCTAAGGTAATCCCTTTTTTGTCAATAGGCGTGGCATCTTATACCGGTCTCCTTCTCAATGCTGCCGCGCGCCCTTTGTGGGGAGCGCCCTTGCTGCCGGTGCTTTTTTTAGTATCAGCGTTGTCGACTGGGGTGGCCGCCGTAATATTTATCTCATCAGTAACACCCTGGCAGCGGGCAAAGTATCATGAATTGCATCTATTGACGAAAGTGGACGCTTTACTCATTGTTTTAGAATGCTTTATACTATTAGCAATGATTGTTATGGGAAGACTAGGTTCTATAAGCGTTGCGGAGGCTTATGGAACTATGATTTACGGTGAATTTGCTCTGATTTTTTGGATTTTGATCATTGGCCTTGGATTGGTGATCCCTTTTTCACTGGAATACCTGGAGTTGAAAGAGAAAATCCCGGTCCGTTGGACCCTGCCAGTAACTATCGGCAGCAGTTTTCTAGTACTCTTTGGGGGGTTCTTTGTCCGCTATATCATCACTTATGCCGGGCAATGGAGCCGTTGGTTTTAA
- a CDS encoding NifB/NifX family molybdenum-iron cluster-binding protein, producing MAKKIAIPTNGEVLDAHFGRAAAFTVFEIEGQTARLVEVLSTVGLQHQHEGLANMFKNKGVEVLVCGGIGGGMINGLNAVGLQVVSGASGRVADVAQAYAEGKVVSTGSVCQHDHGHDHGHDHGHSCH from the coding sequence ATGGCCAAAAAGATAGCAATTCCAACAAATGGTGAGGTTTTAGATGCCCACTTTGGACGGGCAGCCGCGTTTACCGTGTTTGAAATTGAGGGACAGACAGCTCGTTTGGTAGAAGTACTCAGCACAGTGGGTCTTCAACATCAACATGAAGGGCTTGCCAACATGTTTAAGAATAAAGGAGTGGAAGTACTCGTTTGTGGCGGAATCGGCGGGGGAATGATTAATGGTCTTAACGCCGTAGGATTACAAGTAGTTTCCGGGGCTTCAGGAAGAGTTGCTGATGTCGCCCAAGCCTATGCAGAGGGCAAAGTCGTAAGCACCGGATCCGTGTGTCAGCATGATCACGGGCATGACCACGGTCATGATCACGGCCATTCCTGCCATTAA
- a CDS encoding MerR family transcriptional regulator, whose product MLDEDQGLYTIGTVAELIDEHPETLRVWEKNNLIHPERKGKQRRYSNNDIKRLQFIKFLLDQKGLNIAGAKHLISMYSCWYNRNCKGGAYQNSPVPVNEAKACWKIKNTYCLVASDKAEMCNSCALLKTCREGQECKDGTPLGQ is encoded by the coding sequence ATGCTTGATGAGGATCAAGGATTGTATACGATTGGCACGGTTGCGGAGTTAATTGATGAACATCCGGAGACTCTAAGAGTTTGGGAAAAAAATAACCTCATACACCCCGAAAGAAAAGGTAAGCAACGCAGGTATTCAAATAATGACATTAAGCGGCTTCAATTTATTAAGTTTTTATTAGATCAAAAGGGGTTAAATATTGCAGGAGCCAAACACTTGATTTCGATGTATTCTTGTTGGTACAATCGCAATTGTAAAGGCGGGGCTTATCAGAACAGTCCTGTACCTGTCAATGAAGCAAAAGCATGTTGGAAAATAAAAAATACATATTGTCTCGTTGCAAGTGACAAAGCGGAAATGTGTAATTCTTGCGCTCTCTTGAAAACTTGTAGGGAAGGGCAGGAATGCAAGGATGGGACACCCCTCGGACAGTAA
- a CDS encoding metal-sensitive transcriptional regulator yields the protein MKWGKTNVKEIDPTDTQKILTRLKTVRGHISGVERMIEEEKPCEDILLQLVAIRSAVQKVSVIVAQHYANSCLVDALDKGENRQDVLSKAIETLMKLNQ from the coding sequence ATGAAATGGGGAAAAACGAACGTGAAAGAAATCGACCCAACGGATACCCAAAAGATTCTAACGAGACTCAAAACGGTGCGAGGGCATATTTCAGGGGTTGAACGGATGATTGAAGAAGAAAAACCCTGTGAGGATATACTATTGCAGCTCGTTGCTATCCGTTCGGCGGTTCAGAAAGTCTCGGTAATTGTTGCTCAGCATTATGCCAATTCCTGCCTGGTCGATGCTCTGGATAAAGGAGAAAACCGGCAAGATGTTCTCAGCAAGGCCATCGAAACGTTGATGAAACTAAATCAGTAA
- a CDS encoding HAD family hydrolase, whose amino-acid sequence MIELMIPGKGAITLSVLVLDFNGTLALDGRLLESVKEDLKRLSLFMDIHVLTSDTFGSVERQCQELPVKVKVLGSLDHTQEKGDYILTFNPDRVVAVGNGSNDKIMLEKAGLGIGVIGFEGAFTSTLLSSDIIVNDIKDAFGLLLEPQRLKATLRR is encoded by the coding sequence ATGATTGAGTTAATGATACCTGGTAAAGGAGCAATAACCCTAAGCGTATTGGTTTTAGACTTTAATGGAACATTAGCGTTAGACGGCAGATTGTTGGAATCCGTCAAGGAGGACCTTAAACGTTTGTCTCTTTTTATGGACATTCACGTTCTCACCTCAGATACTTTTGGGTCGGTGGAACGCCAGTGCCAAGAACTGCCTGTTAAAGTGAAGGTTCTGGGTAGCCTGGATCATACTCAAGAGAAAGGGGACTATATCTTAACCTTTAACCCAGATCGCGTCGTTGCGGTTGGAAACGGTTCTAATGATAAGATAATGCTTGAAAAAGCAGGTTTAGGGATTGGTGTGATTGGATTTGAAGGAGCTTTTACGTCAACGTTATTATCTTCCGACATTATCGTCAACGATATTAAAGATGCTTTTGGTTTGCTCTTAGAACCTCAGCGACTTAAAGCAACTCTCAGACGTTGA
- a CDS encoding 4Fe-4S dicluster domain-containing protein codes for MTVRMGFVIITSRCIDCDACMVACRAENDVPIGKTRNWVKSSGVQGKFPKITEVFQPGNCMHCDNPPCVSVCPTGASQKRSDGIVIVENSKCIGCKYCLTACPYDARFANPETGKADKCTFCLQRLEEGLKPACVQTCLGKSRQAGDLNDPDSVVAKLIAKYPARQLLKYVGTGPNIYYIDDVVPEIPEGK; via the coding sequence ATGACAGTTCGCATGGGATTTGTCATTATCACTTCGCGCTGTATCGACTGTGATGCCTGTATGGTCGCATGCCGCGCCGAAAATGACGTGCCCATTGGTAAAACGCGCAATTGGGTCAAAAGCAGTGGTGTTCAGGGTAAGTTCCCAAAGATTACAGAAGTTTTTCAACCGGGAAATTGTATGCATTGTGACAACCCTCCTTGCGTTTCGGTATGTCCTACCGGAGCATCTCAAAAACGTTCCGATGGTATTGTCATTGTTGAAAACAGTAAATGTATCGGCTGCAAATATTGTCTTACTGCTTGCCCTTATGATGCTCGTTTTGCCAATCCGGAGACAGGTAAAGCGGATAAATGCACCTTTTGTCTGCAGCGTTTGGAAGAAGGCTTAAAGCCTGCCTGTGTTCAGACTTGTCTTGGAAAATCACGGCAAGCCGGTGATCTCAATGACCCGGACAGTGTCGTAGCCAAATTAATTGCCAAATATCCTGCCCGTCAGCTTTTGAAGTATGTGGGAACAGGCCCCAATATTTATTACATTGATGACGTCGTCCCGGAAATACCGGAGGGCAAATAG